One window of Mixophyes fleayi isolate aMixFle1 chromosome 3, aMixFle1.hap1, whole genome shotgun sequence genomic DNA carries:
- the LOC142143601 gene encoding uncharacterized protein LOC142143601, protein MEIRQDCSSLRIDLMLIVQSQDKQTEEDKDEESGLQKQAVRPSLGKPLAGRHMISSYESKGSHVRVEIHPQNSKPQLFNKPPTPKDMPVPTRNGSSWEQMPQPSAKDFYAYPWDKSSLKTMAINLKNLEKLDSYAVQVGKPSTVEELVRSLLKVARTDLEKVRAIWMWVCHHIEYALEGLEDKSKWSGDPAQILLTGKGACEGYAGLFQEMCRLAGIQCLKIGGYSKGHCYILGQTFSGETNHAWNAVFLNKKWHLLDTTWGAGFADSSSNKFNFRYNEFYFLTHPALFIEEHFPDNQNWQLLQVPLSLKQFEGSLCRKSSFYNAGLIASYPENLQVETVNGKATFSIEGQSPALFSFTLNKSEKPGIMTLTKTGMQLEVYPPVTGRHRLELYTKPYDSTKETYDNVVEYILYCGSVNPVFKIPKELDVIVGPSWLTDKKGFLQLTCRDPVINTLDGRCTIGFTLAKRNAVIATLHSDHVKSGDERRYVLQTLRGNRVEFKVHLPEQGHYALKIHSSTGPGKFECFCNYLIICTNTEVAWPPFPKKLQNPVGPTALMEKKGLLQPSCRDPILYTSNGHSSISFTLKDDIKILTALLCDDVSLNDCGEKRYVTQMQRGQLLELHVRLPQTGSYVLQIFANSKTSPANFEYICNYLICCSSIETSCIEAPVIPQIPVGSGNMVDKKGFIQPSQLGQVINSPDGRCSLSFSLDRDMSCMATLHLEDNQWNSQMERRYILQVQKQRQVEFYIQLPRNGSYDLRIYADNKFQPGNYEFVCSYLIQCSSLTAAWPPFPNLLQNPVGPTSLSEKKGLLQPSQTEPIIHSTDGRCHLSFALKKDMGIFARLQSEDVLLTEEGERRHVLQVQRQNRVEFHIQLPQAAMYVLKIYTESEQGNFKFACNYLISYVNSQVKWPLLPPELCNPVGPSYLSDKKGLYRPSHLEPTIHTDDGRCCVSFAVDETIHSVATLHSEDITLEDARRRYIFQMEKEGRVEFQIQLPKAGNYVLKICTKKKTDLSNVYDYACNYLLCCSNTKIRWPFFPMRYNAWNESYELLEPRTGILPANSEVQFRIKARGLAAVSVKGKNFWPLILGRDGCWEGVCSTAGSKDIQVLMTNNLNKNYALVLSYQVKGTGHQCLIETSYSS, encoded by the exons ATGGAGATAAGGCAGGACTGTAGCTCGTTACGCATAGATCTGATGCTTATAGTTCAATCTCAGGACAAACAGACAGAAGAGGACAAAGATGAGGAATCTGGTCTCCAAAAACAAG CAGTGAGACCGTCTCTAGGGAAGCCTCTTGCTGGGAGACACATGATCAGTAGCTATGAGAGTAAAG GAAGTCATGTCCGAGTAGAAATTCATCCCCAAAATAGTAAGCCCCAGCTCTTCAACAAGCCTCCAACCCCAAAAG ATATGCCAGTTCCCACTAGAAATGGCAGCAGTTGGGAGCAGATGCCACAGCCCAGTGCCAAAGACTTTTATG CTTACCCTTGGGATAAATCCAGCCTCAAAACAATGGCAATCAACTTAAAGAACCTTGAGAAACTGGATTCTTATGCTGTGCAG GTGGGCAAACCAAGTACAGTAGAAGAGCTAGTGAGATCCCTGCTAAAGGTGGCACGCACAGACCTGGAGAAAGTCCGAGCCATCTGGATGTGGGTCTGTCATCACATAG AGTATGCCTTAGAAGGTCTGGAGGACAAGTCCAAATGGTCTGGTGACCCAGCCCAGATTCTTCTCACTGGGAAGGGAGCCTGTGAAGGATATGCTGGTCTGTTCCAGGAAATGTGCAG ACTGGCTGGGATACAGTGCCTGAAAATTGGTGGCTACTCTAAAGGACACTGCTACATCCTTGGTCAGACGTTCTCTGGAGAGACGAACCATGCCTGGAACGCAGTTTTCCTAAACAAGAAATGGCATCTTCTAGACACTACATGGGGAGCAGGATTTGCAGACAGCAGTAGTAATAAATTTAACTTTCG GTACAATGAATTCTACTTCCTGACCCATCCAGCACTTTTCATAGAAGAACATTTCCCCGACAACCAGAACTGGCAGCTCCTACAGGTTCCCCTGTCTCTCAAACAGTTTGAAGGGAGCTTGTGTCGGAAGAGCAGCTTCTACAATGCTGGGCTGATAGCATCATATCCAGAGAATCTCCAAGTGGAAACAG TTAATGGAAAGGCCACATTTTCCATCGAGGGACAGTCTCCTGCACTCTTTTCTTTCACCCTAAATAAAAGCGAGAAGCCTGGAATAATGACACTAACTAAAACTGGGATGCAGCTGGAGGTGTATCCACCAGTGACGGGAAGACACAGACTGGAACTGTATACCAAACCTTATGACAGCACAAAGGAAACGTATGATAATGTTGTAGAATATATCCTTTATTGCGGATCTGTAAATCCTGTATTCAAGATCCCTAAGGAACTAGATGTTATAGTTGGCCCAAGCTGGCTGACTGACAAAAAGGGGTTTCTACAGCTAACATGCCGGGACCCAGTAATTAATACTCTGGATGGTCGCTGTACTATTGGTTTCACTCTAGCCAAAAGAAATGCTGTCATAGCAACTTTACATAGCGATCACGTGAAATCTGGAGATGAGAGGAGGTATGTCCTTCAAACCCTACGAGGAAACAGAGTGGAGTTCAAAGTCCATCTTCCTGAACAAGGTCACTATGCCTTAAAAATACACAGTTCCACTGGCCCAGGAAAATTTGAGTGCTTTTGTAATTACCTTATCATATGTACAAATACAGAGGTGGCATGGCCGCCCTTCCCGAAAAAGTTGCAAAACCCGGTTGGGCCAACTGCACTAATGGAAAAGAAAGGTCTTCTGCAACCTTCTTGTCGCGATCCTATTCTTTATACATCAAATGGACATTCATCTATATCGTTCACATTAAAGGATGATATCAAAATTCTAACAGCGCTTCTCTGTGATGATGTATCTCTGAATGATTGCGGAGAGAAACGTTATGTGACGCAGATGCAAAGAGGGCAGCTCTTAGAACTACATGTCCGGCTACCTCAGACAGGCTCATACGTTCTCCAGATTTTTGCTAACAGCAAAACTTCTCCAGCCAACTTTGAATATATCTGTAATTACTTGATTTGTTGTTCTAGTATAGAGACATCATGTATAGAAGCTCCCGTCATACCACAGATACCAGTAGGCTCTGGCAATATGGTAGACAAAAAAGGCTTCATCCAGCCATCACAGTTAGGACAAGTAATTAACAGCCCAGATGGGCGATGCTCTTTAAGTTTTTCACTTGATAGAGATATGAGCTGTATggccacactacacttggaggaTAACCAGTGGAATAGTCAAATGGAAAGAAGATATATTTTACAAGTCCAGAAACAGCGTCAGGTTGAGTTTTACATTCAGCTTCCCAGAAATGGTTCCTATGACCTCAGAATCTATGCAGATAACAAATTTCAACCTGGGAACTATGAGTTTGTATGCAGCTATCTTATACAGTGTTCAAGCCTGACTGCAGCATGGCCACCATTTCCCAATCTACTCCAGAATCCTGTTGGGCCTACATCTTTGTCAGAGAAAAAGGGCCTTCTGCAGCCCTCCCAAACAGAACCAATCATCCACTCAACTGATGGACGATGCCATCTGTCTTTCGCACTCAAGAAGGATATGGGTATATTTGCCAGGCTACAGTCTGAAGATGTGTTGTTAACAGAAGAGGGAGAAAGGAGACACGTTCTGCAAGTCCAGAGACAGAACAGAGTGGAGTTTCACATACAGCTGCCACAAGCTGCGATGTATGTTCTGAAGATTTATACTGAATCTGAGCAGGGCAATTTCAAGTTTGCCTGTAATTATCTAATTTCTTATGTTAATTCTCAAGTGAAGTGGCCTTTGCTTCCACCTGAACTATGCAACCCTGTTGGACCTAGCTATCTCTCAGACAAAAAGGGCCTTTATCGTCCGTCCCACCTCGAGCCCACAATTCATACAGATGATGGTCGCTGTTGCGTCAGTTTTGCTGTGGATGAAACTATTCATAGTGTAGCTACCCTCCACTCTGAGGACATCACATTGGAAGATGCCAGGAGAAGGTACATTTTCCAAATGGAAAAGGAAGGTCGGGTAGAGTTTCAGATCCAACTTCCTAAAGCTGGTAACTATGTGCTGAAGATATGCACCAAGAAGAAAACAGACCTCAGCAATGTTTATGACTATGCCTGTAATTACCTCCTTTGCTGCTCTAACACAAAAATACGGTGGCCATTCTTCCCCATGAGATATAATGCTTGGAATGAGAGTTACGAACTGCTGGAACCACGGACTGGTATTCTGCCAGCCAACAGCGAGGTACAGTTCAGAATAAAGGCCAGGGGACTGGCAGCAGTGTCCGTCAAAGGCAAGAACTTTTGGCCTCTGATCTTGGGACGAGACGGATGTTGGGAAGGGGTCTGCAGCACAGCTGGAAGCAAGGACATTCAGGTGCTAATGACAAATAATCTGAACAAGAATTATGCACTGGTGCTTAGTTATCAGGTGAAGGGTACAGGTCATCAGTGTTTAATAGAAACCTCATATTCCTCCTAG